Proteins from a genomic interval of Phyllopteryx taeniolatus isolate TA_2022b chromosome 3, UOR_Ptae_1.2, whole genome shotgun sequence:
- the LOC133474837 gene encoding uncharacterized protein LOC133474837 isoform X2 codes for MSLPTINSTTRRKREAERSVNWTVEETQVLLCAWSDQRVQKSLSENLRNRHVFKHLSARMSEMGFCRSPHQCRLRVKTLKANYARAKLQRKSDASQMCTFKYFDEMDAVLGRPADGSGVGPRFPAPIAEFGDQFFSSPGRDQLSSSEEKGGRHPWQLGFHVKMENGEDSEFSDAGFPELPRERHKDVYLASTVHPEPPAPSLEVASSPPPPVIVAAPTAPDEAAPASARLPDDSCLRMEPALQHLSQCYQQLLSETRALLTQLERQRQEQATWHQDLLGQWIQRQQEAADREERREKAHMDHQIQVLELLTCLVREQQCKCGSGVTTTTSGRAAEVSSELHHLFTKGEN; via the exons ATGAGTCTACCGACCATCAACTCCACCACCAGAC GTAAGCGCGAGGCTGAGCGCTCGGTCAATTGGACGGTGGAGGAGACGCAGGTGCTGCTTTGCGCCTGGAGCGACCAGCGCGTTCAGAAGAGTTTGTCGGAAAACCTGCGCAACCGCCATGTCTTCAAGCACCTGTCGGCACGCATGAGCGAAATGGGCTTCTGCCGGAGTCCACACCAGTGCCGGCTTCGCGTCAAAACCCTAAAGGCCAACTACGCCCGGGCCAAACTCCAGAGGAAGTCGGACGCATCCCAGATGTGCACCTTCAAGTACTTTGACGAAATGGACGCAGTGTTGGGGAGGCCAGCGGACGGCTCGGGAGTCGGTCCTCGCTTCCCTGCACCCATCGCAGAATTCGGCGATCAATTTTTCAGCTCCCCGGGAAGAGACCAGTTGAGCTCCTCAGAAGAGAAGGGAGGCCGTCACCCGTGGCAGTTGGGCTTCCACGTCAAGATGGAGAATGGTGAAGATTCTGAATTCAGCGATGCCGGATTCCCGGAACTGCCGCGAGAGAGACACAAGGACGTTTATTTGGCATCGACCGTCCATCCTGAGCCTCCTG CACCATCCCTGGAAGTTGCCAGCTCTCCTCCTCCACCGGTGATTGTGGCTGCTCCGACCGCACCCGATGAAGCAGCGCCCGCCTCTGCTCGGCTCCCCGACGACTCCTGCCTCCGCATGGAGCCGGCCCTCCAGCACCTGTCACAGTGTTACCAGCAGCTGCTGTCAGAGACGCGGGCCCTCCTGACGCAGCTGGAGCGCCAACGGCAAGAGCAGGCTACCTGGCACCAGGACCTCCTGGGCCAGTGGATCCAGAGGCAGCAGGAGGCGGCCGACAGGGAGGAGAGGCGGGAGAAGGCCCACATGGACCACCAGATCCAGGTGCTGGAGCTCCTCACATGTCTGGTCAGGGAGCAGCAGTGCAAATGCGGAAGCggggtgaccaccaccaccagcggGCGGGCAGCGGAGGTGTCAAGTGAACTCCATCACTTATTCACCAAAGGGGAAAATTAA
- the LOC133474837 gene encoding uncharacterized protein LOC133474837 isoform X1 translates to MSLPTINSTTRRKREAERSVNWTVEETQVLLCAWSDQRVQKSLSENLRNRHVFKHLSARMSEMGFCRSPHQCRLRVKTLKANYARAKLQRKSDASQMCTFKYFDEMDAVLGRPADGSGVGPRFPAPIAEFGDQFFSSPGRDQLSSSEEKGGRHPWQLGFHVKMENGEDSEFSDAGFPELPRERHKDVYLASTVHPEPPAAPSLEVASSPPPPVIVAAPTAPDEAAPASARLPDDSCLRMEPALQHLSQCYQQLLSETRALLTQLERQRQEQATWHQDLLGQWIQRQQEAADREERREKAHMDHQIQVLELLTCLVREQQCKCGSGVTTTTSGRAAEVSSELHHLFTKGEN, encoded by the exons ATGAGTCTACCGACCATCAACTCCACCACCAGAC GTAAGCGCGAGGCTGAGCGCTCGGTCAATTGGACGGTGGAGGAGACGCAGGTGCTGCTTTGCGCCTGGAGCGACCAGCGCGTTCAGAAGAGTTTGTCGGAAAACCTGCGCAACCGCCATGTCTTCAAGCACCTGTCGGCACGCATGAGCGAAATGGGCTTCTGCCGGAGTCCACACCAGTGCCGGCTTCGCGTCAAAACCCTAAAGGCCAACTACGCCCGGGCCAAACTCCAGAGGAAGTCGGACGCATCCCAGATGTGCACCTTCAAGTACTTTGACGAAATGGACGCAGTGTTGGGGAGGCCAGCGGACGGCTCGGGAGTCGGTCCTCGCTTCCCTGCACCCATCGCAGAATTCGGCGATCAATTTTTCAGCTCCCCGGGAAGAGACCAGTTGAGCTCCTCAGAAGAGAAGGGAGGCCGTCACCCGTGGCAGTTGGGCTTCCACGTCAAGATGGAGAATGGTGAAGATTCTGAATTCAGCGATGCCGGATTCCCGGAACTGCCGCGAGAGAGACACAAGGACGTTTATTTGGCATCGACCGTCCATCCTGAGCCTCCTG CAGCACCATCCCTGGAAGTTGCCAGCTCTCCTCCTCCACCGGTGATTGTGGCTGCTCCGACCGCACCCGATGAAGCAGCGCCCGCCTCTGCTCGGCTCCCCGACGACTCCTGCCTCCGCATGGAGCCGGCCCTCCAGCACCTGTCACAGTGTTACCAGCAGCTGCTGTCAGAGACGCGGGCCCTCCTGACGCAGCTGGAGCGCCAACGGCAAGAGCAGGCTACCTGGCACCAGGACCTCCTGGGCCAGTGGATCCAGAGGCAGCAGGAGGCGGCCGACAGGGAGGAGAGGCGGGAGAAGGCCCACATGGACCACCAGATCCAGGTGCTGGAGCTCCTCACATGTCTGGTCAGGGAGCAGCAGTGCAAATGCGGAAGCggggtgaccaccaccaccagcggGCGGGCAGCGGAGGTGTCAAGTGAACTCCATCACTTATTCACCAAAGGGGAAAATTAA